In Herbaspirillum seropedicae, a single window of DNA contains:
- a CDS encoding carbohydrate ABC transporter permease — protein MNNTQDKSLTRLLVMLLYIAFTLVPLYWLLNTSLKTNEETLSVFTLWPNAPTLNNYKTIFTDPSWYSGYINSIIYVAMNTVMSLLVALPAAYAFSRYRFLGDKHMFFWLLTNRMTPPAVFLLPFFQLYSTIGLSDTHIAVALAHMLFNVPLAVWILEGFMSGVPREIDETAYIDGFSFPRFFLRIFLPLIKSGVGVTAFFCFMFSWVELLLARTLTSVNAKPISAIMTRTASAAGMDWGILAAAGVLTIVPGALVIWFVRNHIAKGFAMGRV, from the coding sequence ATGAATAACACTCAAGACAAGAGTCTCACCCGCCTGCTGGTGATGCTGCTCTACATCGCCTTCACGCTGGTGCCGCTGTACTGGCTGCTCAACACGTCGCTCAAGACCAACGAGGAGACCCTGTCGGTCTTCACGCTCTGGCCGAACGCGCCGACGCTGAACAACTACAAGACGATCTTCACCGATCCCTCGTGGTATTCGGGTTATATCAACTCCATCATCTACGTGGCCATGAACACGGTCATGTCGCTGCTGGTCGCCTTGCCCGCCGCCTATGCGTTCTCGCGCTATCGCTTCCTGGGCGACAAGCACATGTTCTTCTGGCTGCTGACCAACCGCATGACGCCGCCGGCGGTCTTCCTGCTGCCGTTCTTCCAGCTCTATTCCACCATTGGGCTGTCGGATACGCACATCGCGGTGGCGCTGGCGCACATGCTCTTCAACGTGCCGCTGGCGGTGTGGATCCTGGAAGGCTTCATGTCGGGCGTGCCGCGCGAGATCGATGAGACGGCCTATATCGATGGCTTCTCCTTCCCGCGTTTCTTCCTGCGCATCTTCCTGCCGCTGATCAAGTCGGGCGTGGGCGTGACGGCCTTCTTCTGCTTCATGTTCAGCTGGGTGGAATTGCTGCTGGCGCGCACGCTCACCTCGGTCAACGCCAAGCCCATCAGCGCCATCATGACCCGCACCGCGTCGGCGGCGGGGATGGACTGGGGCATCCTGGCGGCCGCTGGTGTGCTGACGATTGTTCCGGGCGCCCTGGTGATCTGGTTCGTGCGCAACCACATCGCCAAGGGCTTCGCAATGGGGAGAGTGTGA
- a CDS encoding DUF2160 domain-containing protein, whose protein sequence is MGNALSWMSWTPPVAIFFVCVVLMLVGMTVWEIRSPTIERKGFLPMRTTRGDRLFIGLLTAAYINLAWVGLTDKDQWYAVALGFVALVLIMRKG, encoded by the coding sequence ATGGGAAATGCATTGTCGTGGATGTCGTGGACGCCGCCTGTTGCGATCTTCTTCGTGTGCGTGGTATTGATGCTGGTGGGCATGACGGTGTGGGAAATCCGCTCGCCGACCATCGAGCGCAAGGGCTTCCTGCCCATGCGCACGACCCGGGGCGACCGCTTGTTCATCGGTCTTCTGACCGCGGCCTATATCAACCTGGCCTGGGTGGGATTGACCGACAAGGACCAGTGGTATGCAGTCGCGCTGGGTTTTGTGGCGCTGGTGCTGATCATGCGCAAGGGCTGA